A window of Sphingobium herbicidovorans contains these coding sequences:
- a CDS encoding carbon-nitrogen hydrolase family protein, with protein sequence MTTTTRKRLEVRTAVPSDVRGIQRLIARVYPGMANYSLATLRGQINNFPDGCFVALYDNKVVGYCATMRVSKTMAFSFHDWEEITANGFGTRHSAAGEWLYGYEMAVDPKLRGLRIGQRLYDERKELAEQLDLHGIVIAGRMPGYARARRRVEGPADYLDKVVQGRLRDQVISFQLKNQFEPLGVLENYLPEDKQSDGHAAHLVWRNPYVDPDEAPEMRVPRGVESVRLATCQLQARAVENFEAFIRNIEYFVDVAADYRSDFIVFPELFTLPLLSFETKKLSPIEAIDKLTGYTPRLTKELTRMALEYNINIIGGSHPTRADDGDIQNIAYVALRDGSVHTQEKIHPTPNEAFWWNIKGGDALDVIQTDCGPIGVLICYDSEFPELARRLVDQGARIIFVPFCTDSRLGYMRVRYCAQARAIENQCYVVMSGNVGNLPNVDNMDIQYAQSAILTPCDLPFARDGIAAESTENVETLTMADVNLADLSWARAEGTVRNLRDRRFDLYHIDWDSSPDHAHAPSGGPVPAGGHNAPGGG encoded by the coding sequence ATGACCACCACGACTCGGAAACGCCTGGAGGTCCGCACTGCGGTTCCATCCGACGTGCGCGGCATTCAACGGCTGATCGCGCGCGTCTACCCCGGCATGGCCAATTATTCGCTCGCGACGCTGCGTGGCCAGATCAACAATTTCCCCGATGGCTGCTTCGTCGCGCTCTACGACAACAAGGTCGTCGGCTATTGCGCGACGATGCGCGTCAGCAAGACGATGGCCTTTTCCTTCCATGACTGGGAAGAAATCACCGCCAACGGCTTCGGCACACGGCATAGCGCAGCCGGTGAGTGGCTCTATGGCTATGAAATGGCCGTCGATCCCAAGCTGCGCGGCCTGCGCATCGGCCAGCGCCTTTATGACGAACGTAAGGAACTGGCCGAGCAACTCGACCTTCATGGCATCGTCATCGCCGGCCGCATGCCCGGCTACGCCCGTGCCCGACGCAGGGTTGAAGGACCCGCCGACTATCTGGACAAGGTCGTCCAAGGCAGGCTGCGTGACCAGGTCATCAGCTTCCAGCTCAAGAACCAATTTGAGCCGCTGGGCGTCCTGGAAAACTACCTGCCCGAGGACAAGCAGTCGGACGGCCACGCCGCCCATCTGGTCTGGCGCAACCCCTATGTCGATCCTGACGAAGCCCCCGAAATGCGCGTCCCGCGCGGGGTGGAAAGCGTTCGATTGGCGACCTGCCAGCTACAGGCTCGCGCCGTCGAGAATTTCGAAGCATTCATTCGTAACATCGAATATTTCGTTGATGTCGCAGCGGATTACCGGTCCGACTTCATCGTCTTCCCGGAGCTGTTCACCCTGCCCCTGCTATCCTTCGAAACGAAGAAGCTCTCCCCGATCGAAGCAATCGACAAGCTGACAGGATACACCCCGCGCCTGACGAAGGAACTGACGCGGATGGCGCTGGAATATAATATCAACATCATCGGCGGCTCGCATCCAACGCGAGCCGATGATGGCGACATCCAGAACATAGCCTATGTCGCCTTGCGCGATGGATCGGTGCATACGCAGGAAAAGATCCACCCGACGCCAAATGAAGCCTTTTGGTGGAACATAAAGGGCGGCGACGCGCTCGACGTGATCCAGACAGATTGTGGCCCGATCGGCGTACTGATCTGCTACGATAGCGAATTTCCGGAACTGGCGCGGCGGCTGGTCGATCAGGGTGCGCGCATCATCTTCGTGCCATTCTGCACCGATTCGCGTCTGGGCTATATGCGCGTGCGTTACTGCGCGCAGGCGCGAGCGATCGAAAACCAGTGCTATGTCGTCATGTCCGGCAATGTCGGCAACTTGCCCAATGTCGATAATATGGACATCCAATATGCCCAGAGCGCGATTCTGACGCCTTGCGACCTGCCCTTCGCCCGTGACGGCATAGCCGCGGAATCGACCGAGAATGTTGAAACCTTGACTATGGCGGACGTCAACCTAGCCGACCTTAGTTGGGCACGCGCCGAAGGCACAGTGCGCAACCTGCGCGACCGACGCTTTGACCTATATCATATCGACTGGGACAGCAGCCCCGACCATGCGCATGCGCCAAGCGGCGGCCCCGTGCCAGCGGGCGGCCATAATGCTCCGGGTGGGGGCTAA
- a CDS encoding phosphatidylserine decarboxylase, with amino-acid sequence MENDELTVALGGNVKWRFPSVHAEGIKFGLISAAITAVLFLVGWEIPGWLMVMVTIWVFAFFRDPVRAVPQDERAIVAPADGLVTLIQRVPPPREMAGVDGLGDQPMIRVSIFMSVFDVHINRTPIGGTVKSVVYISGKFLNADLDKASEDNERQHILIERHDGLRVGFTQIAGLVARRIVPFVKPGDMIAAGQRIGLIRFGSRVDVYLPAGTAPRVVLGQRTVAGETILGQIGDMRVISGIQQ; translated from the coding sequence ATGGAAAATGACGAACTGACCGTCGCTCTGGGCGGCAATGTAAAGTGGCGCTTCCCATCGGTGCATGCCGAAGGGATAAAGTTTGGCCTGATTTCAGCTGCGATTACGGCTGTACTGTTCCTGGTCGGCTGGGAAATTCCCGGCTGGTTGATGGTTATGGTGACGATTTGGGTTTTCGCCTTCTTCCGCGATCCAGTACGCGCCGTGCCGCAGGATGAACGCGCGATAGTGGCGCCCGCCGATGGTCTCGTCACGCTGATCCAGCGGGTGCCGCCGCCGCGGGAAATGGCGGGAGTGGACGGGCTGGGCGATCAACCCATGATCCGCGTGTCCATTTTCATGAGTGTGTTTGATGTTCATATCAACCGCACGCCAATTGGCGGAACGGTGAAATCCGTTGTCTATATTTCCGGCAAGTTCCTGAACGCCGATCTGGACAAGGCGAGCGAAGATAACGAGCGGCAGCATATTCTGATTGAGCGGCATGATGGCTTGCGGGTGGGCTTCACCCAGATCGCGGGCCTGGTCGCGCGGCGGATCGTACCCTTCGTCAAACCGGGCGATATGATCGCGGCAGGGCAACGCATCGGCCTGATCCGCTTCGGCAGCCGCGTGGACGTCTATCTGCCAGCCGGGACTGCGCCGCGCGTGGTGCTGGGCCAGCGGACCGTCGCGGGAGAAACCATTCTGGGCCAGATCGGCGACATGCGCGTCATTTCAGGCATCCAGCAATGA
- the tsf gene encoding translation elongation factor Ts produces MAEITAAAVKELRDRSGAGMMDCKKALSEANGDMEAAVDWLRAKGLAAAQKKSSRTAAEGLVGVAVAGTKGVAVEVNSETDFVAKNDQFQDFVRTVAQIALEQGTGDAEMLANAAYPAGGTVAEKLVANIATIGENQNLRRVGQVEVSQGAVVAYVHNAAAPGLGKIGVLVALEGDAPADVLEPLGKQIAMHIAAAFPLALSADDIDPAIIEREAAIAREKNADKIAGKSEEIAAKIINGPVEKFRKDNALLTQAFVMDGKTPVQDVVAAAAKESGKSITLKSYVRFQLGEGIEKEVSDFAAEVAAAAGA; encoded by the coding sequence ATGGCTGAGATTACCGCTGCCGCCGTCAAGGAACTGCGCGACCGTTCGGGCGCCGGCATGATGGACTGCAAAAAAGCGCTCTCCGAAGCCAATGGTGACATGGAAGCCGCTGTCGATTGGCTGCGCGCCAAGGGTCTTGCCGCTGCGCAGAAGAAGTCAAGCCGCACTGCTGCTGAAGGCCTGGTTGGCGTTGCCGTCGCCGGCACGAAGGGTGTTGCCGTTGAAGTGAACAGCGAGACCGACTTCGTCGCCAAGAACGACCAGTTTCAGGATTTCGTCCGCACCGTTGCGCAGATTGCGCTGGAGCAGGGCACGGGCGATGCCGAAATGCTCGCGAACGCGGCCTATCCCGCGGGTGGTACGGTAGCCGAAAAGCTGGTCGCCAACATCGCGACCATCGGCGAGAACCAGAATCTGCGTCGGGTTGGTCAGGTCGAAGTGAGCCAGGGCGCGGTCGTGGCTTATGTCCATAACGCCGCTGCGCCGGGCCTGGGCAAGATTGGCGTGCTCGTCGCTCTGGAAGGTGATGCGCCTGCTGATGTGCTGGAGCCGCTGGGCAAGCAGATTGCGATGCACATCGCTGCCGCCTTCCCGTTGGCGCTGTCGGCGGATGACATCGATCCTGCGATCATCGAGCGGGAAGCAGCCATTGCGCGGGAGAAGAACGCCGACAAAATCGCGGGCAAGTCCGAAGAAATCGCTGCCAAGATCATCAATGGTCCGGTTGAAAAGTTCCGCAAGGACAATGCTCTTCTGACGCAGGCTTTTGTGATGGACGGCAAGACCCCGGTGCAGGACGTTGTCGCTGCGGCGGCCAAGGAATCCGGCAAGTCGATCACCCTCAAATCCTATGTCCGTTTCCAGCTGGGCGAAGGCATTGAGAAGGAAGTCAGTGATTTTGCCGCGGAAGTGGCTGCGGCTGCGGGCGCCTGA
- the rpsB gene encoding 30S ribosomal protein S2 yields the protein MAAPVVTMHQLIEAGAHFGHQTHRWNPRMKPYIFGERNGIHILDLSQTVPLFGRALDFVSATVAAGGKVLFVGTKRQAQDPIAEAARKSGQHFVNHRWLGGMLTNWKTISGSIKRLKTLEEKLSGDTHGFTKKEVLQMTREREKLELSLGGIRDMNGIPDVMFVIDANKEELAIKEANTLGIPVVAILDSNVSPDGIAFPVPANDDASRAIRLYCDAVAAAATKGNRGAQQASGVDLGALDEPEVEEVVAQA from the coding sequence ATGGCGGCTCCTGTCGTCACCATGCACCAATTGATTGAGGCTGGCGCCCACTTCGGCCACCAGACCCACCGCTGGAACCCGCGCATGAAGCCGTACATCTTCGGCGAGCGCAACGGCATCCACATCCTCGACCTGTCGCAGACCGTGCCGCTGTTCGGCCGCGCGCTCGACTTCGTGTCGGCAACCGTCGCTGCCGGTGGCAAGGTTCTGTTCGTCGGCACCAAGCGCCAGGCGCAGGACCCGATCGCTGAAGCCGCTCGCAAGTCGGGCCAGCATTTCGTCAACCATCGCTGGCTGGGCGGCATGCTCACCAACTGGAAGACAATTTCGGGCTCGATCAAGCGCCTGAAGACCCTTGAGGAAAAGCTGTCGGGCGACACCCATGGCTTCACCAAGAAGGAAGTCCTCCAGATGACCCGCGAGCGCGAGAAGCTCGAACTGTCGCTGGGCGGCATCCGCGACATGAACGGCATTCCCGATGTCATGTTCGTGATCGACGCCAACAAGGAAGAGCTGGCGATCAAGGAAGCCAACACGCTGGGTATCCCGGTCGTCGCGATTCTCGATTCGAACGTCTCGCCCGATGGCATCGCTTTCCCGGTCCCGGCGAATGACGACGCCAGCCGCGCGATCCGCCTCTACTGCGACGCGGTCGCCGCAGCCGCCACCAAGGGCAACCGTGGTGCGCAGCAGGCTTCTGGCGTTGACCTTGGCGCTCTGGATGAGCCCGAGGTTGAAGAGGTCGTCGCGCAGGCCTGA
- a CDS encoding NADP-dependent isocitrate dehydrogenase, protein MAKIKVKNPVVEIDGDEMTRIIWQWIRERLILPYLDIDLKYYDLSVEKRDETNDQITVDCANAIKEYGVGVKCATITPDEQRVEEFNLKQMWKSPNGTIRNILGGVVFREPIVIKNVPRLVPGWTDPIVIGRHAFGDQYRATDFLVPGPGKLRMVWDGENGEKIEKDVFNFPSAGVAMGMYNLDDSIRDFARASMNYALDRGWPLYLSTKNTILKAYDGRFKDLFQEVFDAEFADQFKAKNIVYEHRLIDDMVASALKWSGKFVWACKNYDGDVQSDTVAQGFGSLGLMTSVLLSPDGKTVEAEAAHGTVTRHYRQHQQGKATSTNPIASIFAWTQGLSFRGKFDGTPEVTKFAETLEKVCIDTVESGAMTKDLALLIGPDQAWMTTEQFFEQIRVNLEAEMAKWN, encoded by the coding sequence ATGGCGAAGATCAAGGTCAAAAACCCTGTCGTGGAAATCGACGGCGACGAAATGACGCGGATCATCTGGCAATGGATCCGCGAGCGCCTCATCCTCCCCTATCTCGACATCGATCTGAAATATTACGATCTGAGCGTCGAGAAGCGAGACGAGACTAACGATCAGATCACCGTCGATTGCGCCAACGCGATCAAGGAATATGGCGTTGGGGTGAAATGCGCCACCATCACGCCGGACGAACAGCGCGTCGAGGAATTCAACCTCAAGCAGATGTGGAAGTCGCCCAACGGCACCATCCGCAACATTCTGGGCGGCGTTGTCTTCCGTGAACCCATCGTCATCAAGAATGTGCCCCGCCTTGTTCCAGGCTGGACAGACCCGATCGTCATCGGCCGCCATGCCTTTGGCGATCAGTATCGGGCGACCGACTTCCTCGTCCCCGGCCCCGGCAAGCTGCGCATGGTGTGGGACGGTGAAAATGGCGAGAAGATCGAAAAGGACGTCTTCAACTTCCCCAGCGCCGGGGTCGCCATGGGCATGTACAATCTGGACGATTCGATCCGCGACTTCGCCCGCGCCAGCATGAACTATGCCCTCGACCGCGGTTGGCCGCTGTACCTTTCGACCAAGAACACCATCCTCAAGGCCTATGACGGCCGCTTCAAAGATCTGTTCCAGGAAGTGTTCGACGCCGAATTCGCCGATCAGTTCAAGGCGAAGAACATCGTCTATGAACACCGCTTGATCGACGACATGGTCGCGTCCGCGCTCAAGTGGAGCGGCAAGTTCGTCTGGGCATGCAAGAATTACGACGGCGACGTCCAGTCCGACACCGTGGCGCAGGGCTTCGGCTCGCTTGGCCTCATGACCTCGGTCCTGCTCTCGCCGGACGGCAAGACGGTCGAGGCGGAAGCCGCGCATGGCACCGTCACCCGCCACTATCGCCAGCATCAGCAGGGCAAGGCGACCTCCACCAACCCGATTGCGTCGATCTTCGCCTGGACCCAGGGCCTGTCCTTCCGCGGCAAGTTCGACGGCACGCCGGAAGTCACCAAGTTCGCCGAAACGCTGGAAAAGGTCTGCATCGACACCGTGGAAAGCGGCGCGATGACCAAGGATCTGGCGCTGCTGATTGGCCCGGATCAGGCGTGGATGACAACGGAACAGTTCTTCGAACAGATCCGCGTCAACCTGGAAGCTGAAATGGCCAAGTGGAACTGA
- a CDS encoding metallophosphoesterase codes for MLRRPGCFWALLIPVLLPLGFALWLLNNARAIPVVRRAEITLPYPADAERRSVTVALITDSHLSGPDNNPERMGRIVQQVNGLKPDLILLGGDYIGDSKGGATYGPAASIAPFAALRAPMGVLAVLGNHDARRHARIGRKQWRQLFDRIGIQLLMDQAVRRGPLVIGGLRDIYTGRPDIPGTLQAMQALGGAPIVLSHGPDVFPALPDRPLLALVGHTHCGQVAFPFAGIVYVPSRYGTRYACGTFREGAKSMIVSAGIGTSGLPIRMLSPPDVWLVTIRPE; via the coding sequence CTGCTCCGGCGCCCAGGCTGCTTCTGGGCATTACTCATTCCCGTGCTGCTGCCGTTGGGCTTTGCCCTGTGGCTGTTAAACAATGCACGTGCGATACCAGTCGTGCGGCGCGCGGAGATAACGCTTCCTTATCCCGCCGATGCGGAGCGGCGGTCAGTGACCGTGGCGTTGATAACCGACAGCCATTTGTCCGGACCGGACAACAACCCTGAAAGAATGGGGCGCATCGTGCAGCAGGTGAACGGCCTGAAGCCGGATCTCATCCTGTTGGGCGGTGATTATATCGGTGATAGCAAAGGCGGCGCGACCTATGGCCCGGCCGCAAGCATAGCGCCCTTCGCGGCTTTGCGGGCGCCGATGGGGGTCCTGGCGGTGTTGGGCAATCATGATGCCCGGCGTCACGCTAGGATCGGCCGTAAACAATGGCGCCAGCTGTTCGATCGCATCGGTATTCAGTTGTTGATGGACCAGGCTGTCCGCCGAGGGCCGCTGGTAATCGGCGGGTTGCGCGACATCTACACCGGACGCCCGGATATTCCTGGCACTTTGCAGGCTATGCAGGCGTTGGGCGGAGCGCCGATAGTTCTGTCTCATGGGCCTGATGTATTCCCGGCTCTGCCCGACAGGCCTTTGCTGGCGTTGGTGGGGCATACCCATTGCGGGCAGGTTGCGTTCCCCTTTGCAGGCATCGTCTATGTGCCGTCCCGCTACGGTACGCGCTATGCCTGCGGCACGTTTCGTGAGGGTGCGAAATCGATGATCGTGTCCGCAGGGATCGGCACCAGCGGGTTGCCGATCCGTATGCTGTCACCGCCCGATGTATGGCTCGTGACAATTCGTCCAGAATGA
- a CDS encoding KTSC domain-containing protein, whose amino-acid sequence MPSTVIRRFDYDAADHRLDVEFVSGRRYSYRDVPEKLVADMQKATSKGGFFNRRIRDHFSFTRLD is encoded by the coding sequence ATGCCTTCCACCGTCATCCGCCGCTTCGACTATGATGCCGCAGATCACCGGCTGGACGTCGAGTTCGTCAGCGGCAGGCGCTACAGCTATCGCGACGTGCCGGAAAAGCTGGTGGCGGATATGCAGAAGGCGACATCCAAGGGCGGCTTCTTCAACCGCCGGATTCGCGATCATTTCAGCTTCACGCGGCTGGATTAG
- a CDS encoding CDP-alcohol phosphatidyltransferase family protein — protein MRQRRAIPRGLRRGITLRMVAPNAVTAMALCFGLTGVRYGISGEWERAVLSILIAGVLDGLDGRIARLLRGESRFGAELDSLSDSIAFGVAPALTLYLWSLHAMPKFGWIFALAHALSCALRLARFNANIDADEQPHKSAGFLTGVPAPAGAGLAFVPLYLWLVTGQEIFRAWYVVAPWTAFTAFLMISNIATYSWSALRLRKRIRLEAIAVAGLLGALLITDPWLTLLCICVIYLMTIPFGIMSYAKVRRQQATDSA, from the coding sequence ATGAGGCAGCGGCGCGCCATCCCGCGAGGGCTTCGTCGGGGCATCACGTTGCGGATGGTCGCCCCCAATGCCGTGACGGCGATGGCGCTCTGCTTTGGTCTGACAGGCGTACGCTACGGCATATCCGGCGAGTGGGAGCGTGCAGTGCTGTCCATCTTGATCGCGGGTGTGCTGGATGGACTGGACGGACGAATCGCCCGCCTGTTGCGCGGGGAAAGCCGCTTTGGCGCTGAGTTGGACTCGCTCTCCGATTCGATCGCTTTCGGCGTGGCGCCTGCGCTTACCCTCTATCTCTGGTCGCTGCATGCGATGCCGAAGTTTGGCTGGATCTTCGCACTCGCTCATGCCTTGTCATGTGCGCTGCGGCTGGCGCGGTTCAACGCCAATATCGATGCGGATGAGCAGCCGCACAAATCGGCCGGTTTCCTGACCGGCGTGCCCGCTCCGGCGGGAGCAGGGCTGGCCTTTGTGCCGCTATACCTGTGGTTGGTGACGGGGCAGGAAATATTCCGGGCCTGGTATGTCGTAGCGCCATGGACCGCCTTTACGGCGTTCCTGATGATATCCAATATTGCGACTTATAGCTGGTCCGCCCTTCGGTTACGCAAGCGGATCCGGCTGGAAGCGATCGCAGTGGCGGGTCTACTGGGCGCTCTGCTCATTACAGATCCCTGGCTAACGCTGCTGTGCATCTGCGTTATCTATCTAATGACTATTCCCTTTGGTATCATGTCCTATGCGAAAGTGCGCCGTCAGCAGGCGACGGATAGCGCATAA
- the glmS gene encoding glutamine--fructose-6-phosphate transaminase (isomerizing): MCGIIGIVGKDDVAERLVDGLRRLEYRGYDSAGVATVHEGAIDRRRAEGKLVNLVKELGDCPLPGMIGIAHTRWATHGAPTTNNAHPHATKEVALVHNGIIENFKPLREELQARGRTFNSETDTEVVAHLVSELVEAGASPRDAVAQILPRLHGAFALAILFRSHPDMLIGARLGSPLVVGYGEGETYLGSDALALAPLTQRIAYLEEGDWVVITREGAEIFDKDNVSVERPVTISGVTGELISKGNHRHYMLKEIYEQPVVVAQTLKSYLQRMEDRVSLPIPDFDLGAIRRVTIVACGTSYYAGMVAKYWFEQFARVPADVDVASEFRYRAPVLEEGGLMIVISQSGETADTLAALRHARAEGQKIAAVVNVPTSTMAREADLLLPTHAGPEIGVASTKAFTCQLAVLAALAANLARAKGRLDERAEKELVRHLAEAPAALNGALAYDESIEGMAHLIAGARDVLYLGRGPDYPLALEGALKLKEISYIHAEGYAAGEMKHGPIALIDDKVPVIVLAPSGPLFEKTVSNMQEVQARGGKVVLISDYDGVQAAGEGCIATITMPKVHPLIAPMIYAVPVQLLAYHVAVAKGTDVDQPRNLAKSVTVE, translated from the coding sequence ATGTGTGGTATTATCGGTATTGTCGGCAAGGACGATGTGGCGGAGCGGCTGGTCGATGGGCTGAGGCGGCTGGAATATCGCGGTTATGACAGCGCAGGGGTCGCGACCGTCCATGAAGGCGCGATCGATCGCCGCCGGGCTGAGGGAAAGCTGGTCAACCTGGTGAAGGAATTGGGGGATTGCCCGCTTCCCGGCATGATCGGCATCGCGCATACCCGCTGGGCAACCCACGGCGCTCCAACCACCAATAACGCGCATCCGCATGCCACGAAGGAAGTGGCGCTGGTGCACAATGGAATTATCGAGAATTTCAAGCCGCTGCGTGAGGAATTACAGGCGCGAGGACGGACGTTCAACAGCGAAACGGACACCGAAGTCGTCGCCCATCTGGTAAGCGAACTGGTCGAAGCCGGTGCTTCACCGCGCGACGCGGTGGCGCAGATACTGCCGCGTCTGCACGGGGCCTTTGCGCTCGCTATCCTGTTCCGCAGCCACCCCGATATGCTGATCGGGGCGCGCCTGGGATCGCCGCTGGTCGTGGGCTATGGCGAAGGGGAGACCTATCTTGGTTCGGACGCGCTGGCGCTGGCGCCGCTGACGCAGCGTATCGCCTATCTTGAGGAAGGCGACTGGGTCGTCATTACGAGAGAGGGCGCGGAAATATTCGACAAGGACAATGTTTCTGTCGAGCGCCCTGTCACTATATCCGGCGTGACTGGCGAGCTGATCTCCAAGGGCAATCACCGCCACTATATGCTTAAGGAGATCTATGAGCAGCCGGTAGTCGTAGCGCAGACCCTTAAATCCTATCTCCAGCGGATGGAGGATCGGGTGTCGTTGCCGATCCCGGATTTCGACCTGGGCGCGATCCGCCGCGTGACGATCGTCGCCTGCGGAACCAGCTATTATGCTGGGATGGTTGCCAAATATTGGTTCGAGCAGTTTGCCCGCGTGCCCGCGGATGTCGATGTGGCGAGCGAGTTCCGTTACCGCGCGCCGGTGCTGGAGGAGGGCGGGCTGATGATCGTCATCAGCCAGTCTGGCGAGACCGCCGACACGCTGGCCGCTCTGCGCCATGCTCGTGCCGAGGGGCAGAAGATCGCTGCCGTAGTTAATGTGCCGACCAGTACCATGGCGCGCGAGGCTGACCTGTTGCTGCCTACGCATGCGGGGCCAGAGATCGGCGTGGCGTCAACCAAGGCTTTCACCTGTCAGCTGGCCGTGCTGGCCGCACTGGCCGCTAATCTGGCGCGAGCCAAGGGACGGCTGGATGAGCGGGCGGAAAAGGAGCTGGTGCGCCACCTCGCTGAAGCGCCTGCCGCGCTCAATGGCGCCCTTGCCTACGACGAATCGATTGAGGGGATGGCGCACCTGATCGCCGGAGCACGCGATGTGCTCTATCTGGGGCGCGGGCCTGATTATCCGCTGGCGCTGGAAGGAGCGCTCAAGCTCAAGGAAATCAGCTATATCCATGCCGAGGGCTATGCCGCTGGCGAAATGAAGCACGGTCCGATCGCCCTCATCGACGACAAGGTGCCGGTCATCGTGCTCGCCCCCAGCGGACCGCTGTTCGAAAAGACCGTGAGCAACATGCAGGAAGTGCAGGCGCGCGGCGGCAAGGTGGTGCTGATCTCCGACTATGATGGTGTTCAGGCGGCAGGCGAGGGCTGCATCGCGACCATCACCATGCCCAAGGTCCATCCGCTGATCGCACCGATGATCTATGCGGTGCCGGTACAGCTGCTCGCCTATCATGTGGCGGTGGCGAAGGGCACGGATGTCGATCAGCCGAGGAATTTGGCCAAGTCGGTCACGGTGGAGTGA
- the frr gene encoding ribosome recycling factor, protein MAQYDKPDLERRMHGAIESLKGDLAGLRTGRANIQLLDPVTVEVYGAHMPLNQIATVSAPEPRMLSVQVWDKSNVGPADKAIRSAGLGLNPIVDGQTLRLPIPDLTEERRKELAKLASKYAEGARIAVRNVRRDGMDSLKADEKKGEISEDERKRLETEVQKLTDSTIADIDATSAAKEKEILGH, encoded by the coding sequence ATGGCTCAATATGACAAACCCGACCTCGAACGCCGCATGCACGGCGCCATCGAATCGTTGAAGGGCGATCTGGCGGGCCTGCGCACTGGCCGCGCTAACATCCAACTGCTCGATCCGGTTACGGTCGAAGTTTATGGCGCGCATATGCCGCTCAACCAGATTGCGACCGTCTCCGCGCCCGAGCCGCGCATGCTGTCCGTGCAGGTGTGGGATAAGAGCAATGTGGGGCCGGCGGATAAGGCTATTCGATCGGCGGGTCTGGGCCTCAACCCGATCGTGGATGGCCAGACGCTGCGACTGCCGATCCCTGACCTGACCGAGGAGCGGCGCAAGGAACTGGCCAAGCTCGCTAGCAAATATGCTGAGGGCGCGCGCATTGCCGTCCGTAACGTGCGCCGTGACGGCATGGACAGCCTCAAGGCGGATGAGAAAAAGGGCGAGATCAGCGAGGATGAGCGCAAGCGGCTGGAAACAGAGGTGCAGAAGCTGACCGACAGCACCATCGCTGATATCGACGCCACCTCTGCCGCCAAGGAAAAGGAAATTCTCGGCCACTGA
- the pyrH gene encoding UMP kinase translates to MTRPPFKRILLKLSGEVLMGQGQFGIEPETVNRVASEIAAAKDAGFELCVVVGGGNIFRGLAGAAKGFDRASADYMGMLATVMNALAVQNALEQLGYDTRVQSAIPMATVCEPYIRRKAVRHMEKGRIVIFAAGTGSPFFTTDTTAALRAAEMNCDALFKGTSVDGIYNADPKKAPDAVRYDEISFDRVLTDNLKVMDASAIALCRENNIPIVVFNIRETGNLAKVLAGDGVATIVQNQER, encoded by the coding sequence ATGACTCGTCCGCCGTTCAAGCGCATATTGCTGAAACTCTCGGGCGAAGTGCTGATGGGGCAGGGGCAGTTCGGTATCGAGCCAGAGACTGTGAATCGCGTCGCGAGCGAGATTGCTGCGGCGAAAGACGCCGGGTTTGAACTCTGTGTCGTAGTAGGCGGCGGAAACATTTTCCGTGGCCTGGCGGGCGCCGCCAAAGGCTTTGATCGCGCGAGCGCTGATTATATGGGCATGCTCGCGACCGTCATGAACGCGCTTGCGGTGCAGAATGCGCTGGAACAGTTGGGATACGATACAAGGGTTCAGTCCGCGATTCCGATGGCGACGGTTTGCGAGCCGTACATCCGGCGCAAGGCGGTGCGGCACATGGAAAAGGGCCGCATTGTGATCTTTGCGGCCGGTACGGGCAGTCCTTTCTTCACCACCGATACCACGGCGGCTCTGCGCGCTGCGGAAATGAATTGCGATGCGCTGTTCAAGGGGACCAGCGTTGACGGTATCTACAACGCCGATCCAAAGAAGGCGCCGGATGCCGTTCGCTATGACGAAATCAGCTTTGACCGCGTGTTGACGGATAATCTTAAGGTCATGGATGCGAGCGCCATTGCACTCTGCCGCGAAAACAATATTCCCATCGTCGTATTCAACATCCGCGAAACGGGTAATCTGGCCAAGGTGCTGGCCGGTGACGGTGTCGCGACGATCGTGCAAAATCAGGAGCGCTGA